A single Pseudovibrio sp. Tun.PSC04-5.I4 DNA region contains:
- a CDS encoding TRAP transporter substrate-binding protein — MNKSILSLALAATVLAAPVANAADKLLLKTPIAFSTSLPGLGSPIPRVAEQLKLMSGGTIKMKVYEPGKLVPPFEILEAVSSGKINSGYTTAGYWAGKIPAAPLFSAVPFGPEAGEYAAWLYYGNGLTLYQEMYDQAGYNVKVLPCAIIAPETSGWFAKEINSLEDLKGLKMRFFGLGGKVMQKLGVATSLLPGGEIFPALEKGAIDATEFSMPAIDARLGFHKLVKFNYFPGWHQQATVFELLINKSVWNKASDQHKAIIENACKASMTDSFAEGEAIQHEAMIDNIENNGVQIKQWSPEMLDVFRATWNDVAKEEAANDPFFAKVLTDMNQFRDNYKIWKENAFLPRK, encoded by the coding sequence ATGAATAAATCAATTTTGAGCCTCGCTCTGGCCGCAACAGTACTCGCTGCACCAGTTGCAAATGCTGCCGATAAACTGTTACTCAAAACACCAATTGCCTTCTCAACGTCTCTGCCGGGTCTTGGTAGTCCAATTCCACGTGTTGCTGAACAGCTGAAACTGATGTCTGGCGGCACCATCAAAATGAAGGTGTATGAGCCGGGTAAACTGGTTCCACCATTCGAGATCCTTGAAGCTGTTTCCTCCGGAAAAATCAACTCCGGTTACACAACAGCCGGTTACTGGGCTGGTAAGATACCCGCTGCACCGCTGTTTTCTGCTGTCCCATTTGGACCAGAAGCTGGCGAATACGCCGCCTGGCTCTACTACGGCAACGGCCTTACCCTCTATCAGGAAATGTATGATCAGGCTGGCTACAACGTAAAAGTTCTGCCATGTGCCATCATCGCGCCAGAAACATCCGGCTGGTTTGCTAAGGAAATCAATTCTCTTGAAGATCTGAAGGGCCTGAAAATGCGCTTCTTCGGTCTTGGCGGCAAAGTCATGCAGAAGCTGGGCGTTGCAACATCCTTGCTGCCGGGCGGTGAAATCTTCCCTGCACTTGAAAAGGGGGCGATTGACGCGACTGAATTCTCCATGCCTGCAATTGATGCCCGTCTTGGCTTCCATAAACTGGTAAAATTTAATTACTTCCCGGGTTGGCACCAGCAGGCAACAGTGTTCGAACTGCTGATCAACAAAAGCGTTTGGAACAAAGCCAGCGACCAACATAAAGCAATTATTGAAAACGCTTGTAAGGCTTCCATGACTGACAGCTTTGCAGAAGGTGAAGCGATCCAGCACGAAGCGATGATCGACAACATTGAAAACAACGGCGTTCAGATCAAGCAGTGGTCTCCTGAGATGCTCGACGTATTCCGGGCGACCTGGAATGATGTTGCAAAAGAAGAAGCTGCGAATGACCCGTTCTTCGCAAAGGTTCTGACCGACATGAACCAGTTCCGCGACAACTACAAAATCTGGAAAGAAAACGCGTTCTTGCCGCGCAAATAA
- a CDS encoding TRAP transporter large permease subunit has protein sequence MIKNLQDTSDPIELFEEILEHEDTDKQPIAVALDTVVKGVGHVVMWANLLLISAIVFQVAMRYLFNQNYPQIDEIQWHFYGLVTMVGISYALVTDSHVRVDLLHMQLSLRTQRFIEIVGILALLTPFLYLMIDQGFDYFYESFRVNERSASPTGLPARWALKAVIPISFTLLALAAIARLIHDVHAIWVNSETERQGKGFRLIFGAFLAFALVAYGLSFLVETTEEKLVIAMFLSFIALLFSGYPVAWVLAGVGVGFCGLAYLFDNDLMVWTGLESTFTGLDYLTLGATVNRVYATMSNAVLVALPMFIFMGLMLDESGVAERLMNAMQKLFGTVRGGLAITVTLIGIILAASTGIIGASVVLLGILSLPSMMQQNYSKSLAAGVVSASGTLGILIPPSIMLVIMADQMALSVGDLFMAAVFPGLIIGMLYLLYIFIIALVKRDVAPVPEGAKAPDWNAIKDVALAALPTLLLILAVLGSIFAGLATPTEASGVGALGATLLALGYRKLTFRKLVNVLKSTFNTTAYIFAIFLGATIFSYVLREMGGDALIEDMVASTGFGANGTVMFILFIVFLLGFVLDWIEITLIVLPLMRPIINGLGLDIDGFGVIDEPALIWFVILVAVTLQTSFLTPPVGFALFYLKGVCPPEIKLTDIYRGIIPFVLLQLVGLLLVYYLPALATWLPSVAY, from the coding sequence ATGATCAAAAACCTTCAAGACACCTCAGATCCAATCGAGCTTTTTGAAGAAATTCTTGAGCACGAAGACACCGACAAACAACCCATTGCTGTCGCTCTAGACACTGTTGTGAAGGGCGTTGGTCATGTGGTGATGTGGGCCAATCTCCTTCTCATCTCGGCAATCGTTTTTCAGGTGGCCATGCGTTACTTGTTTAACCAGAACTACCCCCAAATTGACGAGATCCAATGGCACTTCTACGGTCTTGTGACCATGGTTGGCATCTCCTACGCGCTGGTGACAGACAGCCATGTGCGAGTAGACCTGCTGCACATGCAGTTGAGCCTGCGGACACAGCGGTTTATTGAGATTGTGGGCATTCTGGCCCTGCTCACACCCTTCCTCTACCTGATGATTGATCAGGGTTTCGATTACTTTTACGAGAGCTTCCGCGTTAACGAGCGATCCGCCAGCCCAACCGGTCTGCCGGCGCGGTGGGCGCTAAAAGCTGTCATCCCGATCAGCTTTACTTTGCTTGCCCTTGCTGCAATAGCCCGCCTCATTCATGACGTGCATGCGATTTGGGTCAACAGCGAAACAGAACGGCAAGGCAAGGGCTTCCGCCTCATTTTTGGTGCGTTCCTCGCGTTTGCACTCGTCGCGTACGGCCTGTCTTTCCTCGTTGAAACGACGGAAGAGAAGCTCGTCATTGCCATGTTCCTCAGCTTCATTGCGCTGCTGTTTTCCGGATATCCGGTCGCGTGGGTGCTTGCTGGCGTGGGTGTTGGCTTCTGCGGCCTTGCCTACTTATTCGACAATGACCTGATGGTCTGGACTGGCCTTGAAAGCACATTCACCGGCCTCGACTACCTGACACTTGGCGCAACCGTGAACCGTGTTTACGCGACAATGTCCAACGCTGTTCTTGTCGCCCTACCGATGTTCATCTTCATGGGTCTGATGCTGGACGAGAGCGGTGTTGCTGAACGTCTGATGAACGCCATGCAAAAACTGTTTGGCACTGTACGCGGCGGCCTTGCCATCACCGTTACACTCATCGGTATCATCCTTGCTGCGTCCACGGGCATCATTGGGGCTTCCGTAGTGTTGCTCGGCATTCTGTCTTTGCCATCCATGATGCAGCAGAATTATTCCAAATCTCTGGCCGCTGGTGTTGTGTCTGCCTCCGGTACGCTTGGCATTCTCATTCCGCCATCCATCATGCTCGTCATCATGGCAGACCAGATGGCTCTGTCCGTAGGTGATCTGTTCATGGCAGCAGTCTTCCCCGGCCTCATCATTGGAATGCTGTACCTGCTCTACATCTTCATCATCGCATTGGTGAAACGCGACGTAGCACCAGTACCGGAAGGTGCCAAAGCTCCCGATTGGAATGCGATCAAAGACGTTGCTCTGGCTGCATTGCCAACGTTACTGCTGATCCTTGCCGTTCTGGGCTCCATTTTTGCGGGGTTGGCCACACCAACGGAAGCCTCAGGCGTCGGTGCACTCGGTGCAACCTTGTTGGCACTTGGCTATCGCAAACTTACTTTCCGCAAGTTGGTGAACGTTCTAAAATCCACCTTCAACACCACCGCTTACATCTTTGCCATCTTCCTCGGCGCGACGATCTTCTCCTACGTTCTGCGGGAAATGGGCGGCGATGCCCTGATTGAAGACATGGTTGCCTCAACAGGCTTTGGTGCCAACGGAACTGTGATGTTCATTCTGTTCATCGTGTTCCTGCTTGGCTTTGTATTGGATTGGATCGAGATCACCTTGATCGTTCTGCCGCTGATGCGCCCGATCATCAATGGTCTTGGTCTGGACATTGATGGCTTTGGCGTGATTGATGAACCTGCCTTGATCTGGTTCGTGATCCTTGTTGCGGTGACGTTGCAAACCTCGTTCCTGACGCCGCCTGTTGGTTTTGCCTTGTTCTATCTCAAGGGCGTTTGCCCGCCGGAAATCAAGCTGACAGATATCTACCGCGGCATCATTCCGTTCGTACTGCTGCAGTTGGTCGGCCTGCTGTTGGTGTATTACCTGCCAGCGCTGGCCACATGGCTCCCATCGGTCGCGTATTAG
- a CDS encoding FadR/GntR family transcriptional regulator yields MVSVNNLFEPIDHDTVVDSVTDQIEGLILAGVLKEGTKLPSEREISDRMGVSRPKVREALKRLEESNLINIRHGEGSFIAPLISAAMSPALINLISRNQTAFYDYLEYRRVQEGFAARLAAERATKLDLDRIEELLVNLREAQAAGDDSASKKSDIAFHSSIVDASHNAMLVHMMSSIYELTKKGVFYNREFLRAIDGTGEQLLEQHEEIGRAIMNRNSAKAEDAAHRHIDFVETSFRLGQDQQRRELISSKLFAIQKIEE; encoded by the coding sequence ATGGTGTCAGTAAATAATCTTTTTGAACCGATCGACCATGATACGGTCGTAGATTCTGTAACCGATCAGATCGAAGGCCTCATTCTGGCAGGGGTCTTAAAAGAGGGCACCAAGCTCCCCTCTGAGCGTGAAATTTCCGATCGTATGGGTGTCTCACGACCAAAAGTCCGAGAAGCACTGAAGCGTTTAGAAGAGTCCAATCTCATTAATATTCGCCACGGAGAGGGGTCGTTCATTGCACCCTTGATCAGCGCGGCTATGAGCCCCGCACTGATCAATCTCATCAGCCGTAACCAGACTGCGTTTTATGACTATCTCGAGTACAGACGTGTGCAGGAAGGATTCGCCGCGCGCTTAGCTGCTGAACGTGCCACAAAGCTGGATCTCGACCGGATAGAGGAATTGCTGGTTAACCTGCGAGAGGCGCAGGCTGCCGGTGATGATAGTGCCTCCAAGAAGAGCGACATCGCCTTTCACTCCTCAATCGTAGACGCCAGCCATAATGCGATGCTGGTTCATATGATGTCCTCCATCTATGAACTGACGAAAAAAGGCGTGTTTTATAACCGCGAGTTTCTGCGTGCCATCGATGGGACTGGAGAACAGCTATTGGAACAGCATGAGGAAATTGGGCGTGCGATCATGAACCGGAACAGCGCAAAGGCTGAAGATGCTGCGCACCGGCATATCGATTTTGTTGAAACGTCTTTCCGCCTCGGCCAGGACCAACAGCGGCGTGAGCTCATCTCCTCCAAACTCTTTGCAATTCAAAAAATTGAAGAGTGA